Part of the Halococcus saccharolyticus DSM 5350 genome, TCGGGATCGGCAGCGATCTCCTCACACGCTGCCGCCACCCCCGGCGAGTACGCCAGCGAGAGGTCCCGTTGGGTGTTCGTGGGTTTGGTGGTCGCGATCTCGATCTTGCCCGGCGGTTCCTGACGGTGGTACTCCAGCGAGTCCTCGTCCAGTCCCATGCCGACCCTCTTCGGGGACGGGGTAAAAAATCTATCCGAAATCGACTTTCGACGATCGACGAACTAACTGATTCGTGTTTCGTAGTGAAGCGACGACGGCACGGTGGCGGTCAGCGAGGATGTGGTTGATCTTCCGACGGGGCAGTCGTCCGGCAAGCCAGTTTCTACGAGGGCTCCGACAAGTGGTTGGACAAGGATAAGTGCGCTCAGGGCGGAGTTCCGTCGATGGGACTCCGATTTCGGCACTTGGCCGCCGTCACCACCGGATTGACGTTCGCGCTCATCCTGCTCGGGGTGTACACCGCCGCAGCGGGCGCGGGACTGTCGTGTGGGGCGCGGTGGCCGCTGTGCAACGGCGCGGTGTTCGGGCTGTTCCCGGCGAACTGGCCGAGCTTCATCGAGTGGTTCCACCGTCTCGTCGCGATGATCACCGGATTCTTCATCCTCGGGACGACCTACGTGGCGTGGCGGGACGGGAAGGACCGCCGGACCCGCATCGCCAGCGCGATCGCGCTCGTCACACTGCCGGTGCAGGTCCTGCTCGGTGGGGCCACCGTGACGATCTACACCGCTCTCGTACAGGTGATTCACCACGCTGCTGCCCTCGTGATTTTCGCCGCGCTGGTCGCCACCACCGTGTGGGCCTACGAAACGCCCGACACCAACCGAACGAGCGCCGGCACTACCACCGGAATGAGCGCCGACGACTGAGACGCTCCCCCGATCCTGTTTCACGCCGTTCGGTCCACGGCACTGAACTGGTATCTCGTTCTACGATCCAGTATCCATGGTCGCTCGTCGATGGGCGTTTTTGGAGACGTTCTCGCCCGGCTCACGGAGTGACGCTGGCGAAAGGTTGAAACGTTCGTTATCCCCACGCAGGGTATGGATCGTAACGATCTGACGACGCGACGCGGGTATCTGAAGGCGACTGGCGCGGGTGTGGCGGCACTATCGCTCGCCGGTTGTGTCGGTGGTGGTGGCGACGGAAACGGCAGCGGGAGTGGAAACGAGAGCGGTGATGGTGGAGGCGGTGCCAACGGTAGTGGCGGCGGTGACGGTGGCAACGGAAGTAGTGACAACGCGAGTGGCGGAAGCGGTGGAAACGACACCGGCGGTAACGAGAGTAGCGGGAACGAGAGCGGTGATTCGGCCGAACAGGAGACCATCGTGATCGGCTCGGACATCCCGTACAAGCCGTTCGAGTACCGCACGAACGACGACGAACTCGTCGGGTTCGACGTCGGGATCGCCGATGCGGTCTTCGGCGAGCAGTTGGGCATGACGCCGAACTTCAAAGCCACCGCGTTCGACACGATCATCCCGTCGCTCAACAACGGCAACTTCCGGGTCATCATGAGCGCGATGACGATCAACGACGAGCGCGCACAGAAGGTCGACTTCTCGGACCCGTACTTCACGGCGTATCAGACAATCGTCGTGCTCCAGAACAGCGATATCTCCGCGAAGGAGGACCTGAAGGGCAAGACCGTCGGCGTCCAGAAGGGGACGACCGGTGAGGGCGCTGCCGAGGCGTTGAAAGAGGAGTTCGACGGCGACCTCACCATCCAGTCGTACGACCAGATCCCCGGCGCGTTCAGCGCACTGAACAACAACCAGGTCGTCGCGGTCATCAACGACAACACCGTCAACGGCCAGTTCGTCGACGAGAACTCGGACATCGCCCGGTTCGTCGAGGGAGAGGGCGAAGCCGCTGCCCAGGGCAAGAACGCCCCGCCGTACCTCACCCTCACCGTCGAGGAGTACGGTATCGCCTTCCGGAAGGACGACGACGACCTCAAAGGGAGGGTGAACGAGGCGCTCGCGACTATCAGGGACAACGGCACCTACGAGGAGATTTACAACGAGTACTTCGACGCCTGAACCACCAACAGCTATCACTGCGTCCTGCCAACTATCATCAATGACCGAGTCATATTCGGACGCGACCACGACGGACGAGACCGGAAACCGGTTGTTCAACGACAGCACGCTGAAGTGGGTCGGTGTCGCCGTCGCCGGCGTGTTCACCCTCGGTGTCGCGGCGTTTCTCGCGTACATCGTGGTCGTGCAGGTCGACTTCGATCTCCTCGTGGAGGTGGTCCATCCACAGTTCACCGACGCGTTCATCACGGTGCTTCGCATCGTCGTCATCAGCAGCGTGCTGTCGGTCATCGCCGGGGTCGCCGTCGGCCTCGGCCGTGTCTCCCAGACGCGTTTCACGCGAACGATCGCGCGCGGATACATCGAGTTCTTCCGCGGGACGCCACTGCTCTTCCAGTTAATGGTCATCTTCCTCGGCGTGCCGACGTTCTGGCCGCCGGGCGCGTTCCCGATCTCGAACTTCGCGGTTCCCGCGGCCATCATCGGGTTGACACTGAACCACGCGGCGTACATCGGCGAGGCGATCCGGGGTGGCATCGAGGCCGTGCCGGACGGTCAGATGGAGGCGGCCCGCTCGCTCGGGCTCTCGTACATCCAGTCGATGCGGGAGGTCGTT contains:
- a CDS encoding COX15/CtaA family protein, whose product is MGLRFRHLAAVTTGLTFALILLGVYTAAAGAGLSCGARWPLCNGAVFGLFPANWPSFIEWFHRLVAMITGFFILGTTYVAWRDGKDRRTRIASAIALVTLPVQVLLGGATVTIYTALVQVIHHAAALVIFAALVATTVWAYETPDTNRTSAGTTTGMSADD
- a CDS encoding transporter substrate-binding domain-containing protein, with the translated sequence MDRNDLTTRRGYLKATGAGVAALSLAGCVGGGGDGNGSGSGNESGDGGGGANGSGGGDGGNGSSDNASGGSGGNDTGGNESSGNESGDSAEQETIVIGSDIPYKPFEYRTNDDELVGFDVGIADAVFGEQLGMTPNFKATAFDTIIPSLNNGNFRVIMSAMTINDERAQKVDFSDPYFTAYQTIVVLQNSDISAKEDLKGKTVGVQKGTTGEGAAEALKEEFDGDLTIQSYDQIPGAFSALNNNQVVAVINDNTVNGQFVDENSDIARFVEGEGEAAAQGKNAPPYLTLTVEEYGIAFRKDDDDLKGRVNEALATIRDNGTYEEIYNEYFDA
- a CDS encoding amino acid ABC transporter permease, giving the protein MTESYSDATTTDETGNRLFNDSTLKWVGVAVAGVFTLGVAAFLAYIVVVQVDFDLLVEVVHPQFTDAFITVLRIVVISSVLSVIAGVAVGLGRVSQTRFTRTIARGYIEFFRGTPLLFQLMVIFLGVPTFWPPGAFPISNFAVPAAIIGLTLNHAAYIGEAIRGGIEAVPDGQMEAARSLGLSYIQSMREVVLPQAWRNALAAIGNDQVILVKDTSLLTVIAVPELISAFRNVNSNNFDAWTPIVIVAVAYLLITIPLGKVVSYLEARADPASDRR